The following proteins come from a genomic window of Nicotiana tomentosiformis chromosome 12, ASM39032v3, whole genome shotgun sequence:
- the LOC138902363 gene encoding zinc finger BED domain-containing protein RICESLEEPER 3-like, with amino-acid sequence MNKLNDYLQYLYNYYASIFDDDAINVGNVNPTMHYTTSTASPNMDENEGLGGYNIWAAFPSTQTGSRNIDELQFYLQKQSEPRNKEFSPLEWWHENEKQFSILSAMARDMLNVPISTVASDSTFSQARQQLGDTHHSL; translated from the coding sequence atgaacaagctaaatgattatttacaatatttatataattattatgcaagTATATTTGATGATGATGCTATTAATGTAGGAAATGTTAATCCTACTATGCATTATACTACTTCTACTGCATCTCCTAATATGGATGAAAATGAAGGACTTGGTGGTTATAATATTTGGGCTGCATTTCCTTCCACTCAAACCGGTAGCAGgaacattgatgaacttcaattctacttgcaaaagcaatCAGAGCCTCGTAATAAGGAATTTTCACCGTTGGAATGGTGGCATGAgaatgaaaagcaattttctattCTGTCTGCTATGGCTCGGGACATGCTGAATGTGCCAATTTCAACTGTTGCATCAGATAGTACATTTAGTCAAGCAAGACAACAACTAGGAGACACCCATCACTCATTGTGA
- the LOC104099838 gene encoding patatin-2-Kuras 1-like codes for MAITGSFFILFLLVLTTTGSTSSVVGEMVTVLSIDGGGIKGIIPAIVLSFLESELQELDCDEDARLADYFDVIAGTSTGGILTTMISAPNEKGRPFSAAKDIVSFYFDHGPCIFPPGASPPFFAPKYDGKYLHNVLQEKLGETRLNQTLTNVVIPTFDMKKLQPIIFTKSEIANSPQLDAKLSDICIGTSAAPTYFPPYYFENDDGKGNKYEFNLIDGGVVAGNPALIALSTVINSTETDPSFASIKPMDDKNILLLSLGTGTTADFAGKYTAEEAAHWGLVSWLFHNNSNPLNEMTSAASAIMNDYYITTIYRALGAKINYLRIEENALTGTTTQMDNATEANMNLLVQVGENLLKKPASNGNPETNEEALKRFAKLLSERKKLRANKASQ; via the exons ATGGCAATTACTggatctttttttattttatttcttttggtACTGACAACTACTGGATCAACATCTTCTGTGGTGGGAGAAATGGTTACTGTTCTTAGCATTGATGGAGGTGGCATTAAAGGCATCATTCCTGCTATTGTTCTTTCATTTCTGGAAAGCGAACTCCAG GAATTAGACTGTGATGAAGATGCAAGACTTGCAGATTACTTTGATGTGATTGCGGGAACAAGTACAGGTGGCATATTGACTACTATGATAAGTGCTCCAAATGAAAAGGGTCGTCCCTTCTCTGCTGCCAAAGATATTGTATCCTTTTACTTCGACCATGGCCCTTGCATTTTTCCACCTGg GGCCTCGCCTCCCTTTTTTGCCCCCAAATATGATGGAAAATATCTTCACAATGTTCTGCAAGAGAAGTTGGGAGAGACTCGTTTGAATCAGACTTTAACAAATGTTGTCATTCCAACTTTTGACATGAAGAAACTTCAGCCAATAATATTCACCAAGTCGGAG ATAGCAAACTCTCCTCAATTGGATGCTAAGTTGTCTGACATATGCATTGGTACCTCGGCAGCTCCAACTTATTTTCCTCCATATTACTTTGAGAATGATGATGGTAAAGGAAATAAGTATGAGTTTAATCTTATTGATGGTGGTGTTGTTGCTGGCAATCCG GCCTTAATTGCCCTAAGCACAGTAATCAACAGTACGGAAACGGATCCATCATTTGCTTCTATCAAGCCAATGGACGACAAAAACATTCTGCTGCTCTCATTAGGGACTGGCACTACTGCAGATTTTGCTGGGAAATACACAGCAGAGGAGGCAGCTCATTGGGGTCTTGTTTCCTGGCTATTTCATAATAATTCGAATCCTCTTAATGAAATGACATCTGCAGCAAGTGCTATCATGAATGATTATTACATCACCACTATCTATCGCGCTCTTGGTGCTAAAATAAATTACCTCAGAATTGAA GAAAACGCATTAACAGGCACAACTACCCAAATGGATAATGCTACAGAGGCTAATATGAACTTATTGGTACAAGTTGGTGAAAACTTGTTGAAGAAACCAGCTTCCAATGGGAATCCAGAAACCAATGAGGAAGCTCTAAAGAG GTTTGCAAAATTGCTCTCAGAAAGGAAGAAACTCCGAGCAAACAAAGCCTCTCAATAA